The Lonsdalea populi genome window below encodes:
- the bioH gene encoding pimeloyl-ACP methyl ester esterase BioH: protein MATLHWQTEGEGEQDIVLLHGWGLNAQVWNSIIPRLAPHFRLRRADLPGYGQSQGFGPMPLAEMAAEVLKRAPEKAIWLGWSLGGLVASQVALTHPARVTALVTLSSSPCFQAQETWPGIKPTVLAGFQQQLQEDFQRTVERFLALQTLGTASAKQDARLLKSVVLEQPMPAVDVLNGGLEILSQVDLREPLASLTVPFLRIYGALDGLVPRAIVPLLDERWPQSTSVIVPKSAHAPFISHPDNVVEALLAFTTPR, encoded by the coding sequence ATGGCTACGTTGCATTGGCAGACGGAAGGCGAAGGCGAACAAGACATTGTGCTGCTGCACGGATGGGGACTGAATGCTCAGGTATGGAACAGCATTATTCCGCGACTGGCACCGCATTTTCGCCTGCGCCGCGCCGACCTGCCGGGCTATGGACAAAGTCAGGGTTTTGGGCCGATGCCGCTGGCGGAGATGGCCGCCGAGGTGCTGAAACGCGCGCCTGAGAAAGCTATTTGGCTGGGCTGGTCGTTGGGCGGGCTGGTGGCGAGCCAGGTTGCGTTGACTCATCCAGCGCGGGTGACCGCGCTGGTGACGTTGTCCTCCTCTCCCTGCTTTCAGGCGCAAGAGACATGGCCGGGCATCAAACCCACCGTACTGGCGGGCTTTCAGCAGCAGTTGCAGGAAGATTTTCAGCGTACCGTAGAGCGTTTTCTGGCGCTGCAAACGCTGGGAACGGCCAGCGCTAAACAGGATGCCAGACTGCTGAAATCCGTGGTGCTGGAGCAGCCGATGCCGGCGGTGGACGTGCTGAACGGCGGGCTGGAGATATTGTCGCAAGTGGACTTGCGGGAGCCGTTGGCGTCGCTTACCGTGCCTTTCCTGCGGATCTACGGCGCGCTGGATGGCTTAGTACCCCGCGCTATCGTGCCGCTGCTAGACGAGCGATGGCCGCAGTCGACCTCGGTGATCGTTCCCAAGTCAGCGCATGCGCCGTTTATCTCGCATCCCGATAATGTGGTCGAGGCGCTGCTGGCGTTCACCACGCCACGATAA
- the nfuA gene encoding Fe-S biogenesis protein NfuA → MIHITDTAQEHFVKLLAKQEEGTQIRVFVINPGTPSAECGVSYCPPDAVEPNDTELKFEKLSAYVDELSAPYLENAEIDFVTDQLGSQLTLKAPNAKMRKVDDDAPLVERVEYVLQSQINPQLAGHGGQVSLMEITDDGYAILQFGGGCNGCSMVDYTLKEGIEKELLQKFPELAGVRDLTEHQPGEHSYY, encoded by the coding sequence ATGATCCATATTACCGACACTGCTCAGGAGCATTTTGTCAAACTGCTGGCAAAGCAAGAGGAAGGCACCCAGATCCGTGTTTTCGTCATCAATCCCGGCACTCCGAGTGCTGAGTGCGGTGTTTCTTACTGCCCGCCCGATGCCGTTGAGCCGAATGATACCGAGCTGAAGTTTGAGAAGCTGTCGGCCTACGTCGACGAACTCAGCGCCCCTTACCTGGAAAATGCCGAGATCGATTTCGTCACCGATCAGTTGGGCTCCCAGCTCACGCTGAAAGCGCCTAACGCCAAGATGCGCAAAGTGGACGACGATGCCCCGCTGGTCGAGCGCGTGGAGTACGTGTTGCAGTCGCAGATCAACCCACAGCTGGCTGGTCACGGCGGACAGGTGTCACTGATGGAAATCACCGACGACGGTTATGCCATTTTACAGTTCGGTGGAGGTTGTAACGGCTGTTCGATGGTGGATTACACGCTGAAAGAAGGGATCGAAAAGGAGCTGCTGCAGAAGTTCCCGGAACTGGCTGGCGTTCGCGATCTCACCGAGCATCAGCCCGGCGAGCACTCCTACTACTGA
- the glpE gene encoding thiosulfate sulfurtransferase GlpE, producing the protein MEQFEAIDVEQAYQRWQSGQVLVDIRDPQSFAAAHVPGAVHLTNDTLNDFVGGADVEQPVMVLCYHGISSRNAAQYLLSLGFSSVYSVDGGFEAWQRRFPEETSAG; encoded by the coding sequence ATGGAGCAGTTTGAGGCGATTGATGTAGAGCAGGCCTATCAGCGTTGGCAGTCAGGGCAGGTATTGGTTGATATTCGCGACCCGCAAAGTTTCGCCGCCGCGCACGTGCCGGGAGCGGTCCATCTGACCAACGACACGCTGAACGACTTTGTCGGCGGGGCGGATGTCGAGCAGCCGGTGATGGTGTTGTGTTATCACGGCATCAGCAGTCGCAATGCCGCCCAATACCTGCTCAGCCTCGGATTTTCCTCCGTGTACAGCGTGGACGGCGGTTTTGAGGCCTGGCAACGGCGCTTCCCGGAGGAAACGTCGGCGGGCTGA
- the glpD gene encoding glycerol-3-phosphate dehydrogenase: METKDLIVIGGGINGAGIAADAAGRGLSVLLLEAQDLACATSSASSKLIHGGLRYLEHYEFRLVGEALSEREVLLKMAPHIISPLRFRLPHEPHLRPAWMIRAGLFMYDHLGKRVSLPASRGLRFGPESALKPEMTRGFEYSDCWVDDARLVVLNAQEVERHNGIVRTRTKVTRARRIDGLWHVEAEDALTGETHSWQAKGLVNAAGPWVRSFFDEGLSLPSPYGIRLIKGSHIVVPKVHNEPQAYILQNQDHRIVFVIPWMDEFSIIGTTDMEYHGDPRHVSINDDEVDYLLDIYNRYFNKPLTRDDIVWSYSGVRPLCDDESDSPQAITRDYTLAIDDDHGRAPLLSVFGGKLTTYRKLAEHALDKLAKYYPQAGKAWTQQATLPGGDIQGSRDEYASRLRQRYNLPESLARRYSRTYGSQSERLLGDAHSVGDLGEHFGHMLYEAELRYLVEHEWVVSAEDALWRRTKLGMWLDDNQQQRVSAWLEHDRRQRSQQHAEDAIPSRHAATAGPQNH, from the coding sequence GTGGAAACCAAAGACCTGATCGTGATCGGCGGGGGAATTAACGGCGCGGGTATTGCTGCGGATGCGGCAGGCCGGGGCCTGTCAGTGCTGCTGTTGGAAGCGCAGGATCTGGCTTGCGCCACCTCTTCCGCCAGCTCAAAACTGATTCATGGCGGCCTGCGCTATCTGGAACACTACGAATTCCGTCTGGTCGGCGAGGCGCTATCGGAACGCGAAGTCCTGCTGAAAATGGCGCCGCATATTATATCGCCGCTGCGCTTTCGCCTGCCCCACGAACCTCATCTGCGTCCCGCATGGATGATCCGCGCGGGGCTGTTTATGTACGATCATCTGGGCAAACGCGTCAGCCTCCCGGCCAGCCGCGGTCTGCGTTTCGGCCCCGAGTCGGCCCTGAAACCGGAGATGACGCGCGGTTTCGAATATTCCGACTGCTGGGTTGATGATGCCCGGCTGGTGGTGCTGAACGCGCAGGAAGTTGAGCGCCACAACGGCATCGTCCGTACCCGCACCAAAGTGACGCGCGCGCGCCGTATCGACGGGCTGTGGCACGTAGAGGCGGAAGATGCGCTCACCGGCGAGACGCACAGCTGGCAGGCCAAAGGGCTGGTGAACGCGGCCGGACCTTGGGTTCGAAGTTTCTTCGACGAAGGGCTATCCCTGCCTTCGCCCTACGGTATCCGGCTGATCAAAGGCAGCCATATTGTGGTGCCGAAAGTCCATAACGAACCGCAGGCCTACATTCTGCAAAATCAGGATCACCGAATCGTCTTCGTCATCCCCTGGATGGATGAATTCTCCATCATCGGCACCACCGACATGGAGTACCACGGCGATCCGCGTCATGTCAGTATTAATGACGACGAAGTCGACTATCTGCTGGACATCTACAACCGCTACTTCAATAAACCACTGACCCGTGATGACATCGTCTGGAGCTACTCCGGCGTGAGGCCGCTCTGCGACGACGAGTCCGATTCGCCCCAGGCGATTACCCGCGATTACACGCTGGCAATCGACGACGATCACGGGCGCGCCCCGCTGCTCTCCGTCTTCGGCGGTAAGCTCACCACGTACCGTAAACTGGCGGAACACGCGCTGGACAAGCTGGCGAAATACTATCCGCAGGCCGGCAAAGCCTGGACGCAGCAGGCGACGCTGCCAGGCGGCGACATTCAGGGCTCCCGCGATGAGTACGCCTCCCGCCTGCGTCAGCGTTATAACCTGCCAGAGTCCCTTGCCAGACGCTACAGCCGCACTTACGGCAGCCAGAGCGAACGGCTTTTGGGCGATGCGCACAGCGTCGGCGACCTGGGCGAACATTTCGGGCATATGCTCTACGAAGCCGAATTGCGCTATCTGGTCGAACATGAGTGGGTTGTCTCGGCGGAAGATGCGCTGTGGCGCAGAACCAAGCTCGGCATGTGGCTGGACGATAATCAGCAGCAGCGCGTCAGCGCCTGGTTGGAGCACGACAGGCGCCAGCGGTCGCAGCAGCACGCCGAGGATGCTATCCCGTCGCGGCATGCCGCAACGGCGGGACCACAGAACCATTAG
- the glpG gene encoding rhomboid family intramembrane serine protease GlpG, giving the protein MIRIIALPNPRQAQAFVDYMRTQHIRLAIRANDGEYELWLQDDSELARVDKELERFMDEPWHARYQAASWQSGTTRTGLRYPSFSFTNELRQRAGPLTLAVLVVTVAIYLLMQFYGIERMMLLLSYPDTGQEMLLWRWFSHILLHFSLLHILFNLMWWWYLGGPVEKTLGTRKLFVILLLSAALSGWAQSWFSGVYFGGLSGVVYALTGYVWLRGERQPDGPLHLPRGLMAFSVLWLVAGYFDVFGMSIANGAHVAGLVVGLLMAWWDTGRRVSAEKRR; this is encoded by the coding sequence ATGATCCGGATTATCGCCTTACCCAATCCGCGCCAGGCTCAGGCGTTCGTGGATTATATGCGTACACAGCACATTCGGCTGGCGATACGCGCCAACGACGGTGAGTATGAACTGTGGCTGCAGGACGATAGCGAGCTGGCGAGGGTGGACAAAGAGCTGGAGCGCTTCATGGATGAGCCCTGGCATGCGCGTTACCAGGCGGCCAGTTGGCAAAGCGGCACCACCCGCACGGGATTGCGCTATCCTTCTTTCTCCTTTACCAACGAACTGCGTCAGCGCGCGGGACCGCTGACGTTGGCGGTACTGGTCGTCACCGTCGCCATTTATCTCCTCATGCAGTTCTATGGCATCGAACGAATGATGTTGCTGCTGTCCTACCCGGACACGGGGCAGGAGATGCTGCTGTGGCGCTGGTTCAGCCATATCCTGCTGCATTTCTCACTGCTGCATATTCTGTTTAACCTGATGTGGTGGTGGTATCTCGGCGGGCCGGTAGAAAAAACGCTCGGCACGCGCAAGCTGTTTGTGATCCTGCTGCTGTCCGCGGCGCTCAGCGGTTGGGCGCAGTCGTGGTTCAGCGGCGTCTATTTCGGCGGCCTTTCCGGCGTCGTCTATGCCCTGACGGGCTATGTCTGGCTGCGGGGGGAGCGGCAGCCTGACGGACCGTTGCATCTACCGCGCGGACTGATGGCGTTCTCCGTCCTGTGGTTGGTCGCGGGCTATTTCGATGTGTTCGGCATGTCCATCGCCAATGGCGCGCACGTTGCCGGTTTGGTGGTGGGACTGCTGATGGCATGGTGGGATACCGGGCGTCGCGTGTCGGCAGAGAAGAGGAGATAA
- the malQ gene encoding 4-alpha-glucanotransferase, protein MALEANKTIPRRISIAETYVDDTGRHQKIDRSTQAKLLSLLSAEGINDQPIPPVKVWREGEPVTIWVQGNGHYRWTFDYEQGGLIEGKIAGGTFLTLPEPLPQGYHHLTLEQDGRRWRCQAIIAPVCCYEPEALSQGKRWWGVSVQLYTLRSQHNWGIGDFGDLKTLLEEVARRGGAFVGLNPLHALSPSEPDNVNPYSPSSRYWINTIYIDINHVNDFLQSEEAQRWWRSDETQRRLSAVRASRWVDYRSVTALKLDALRLSFQHFNRRSTLDPRQLAFQQFISRGGGRLQQQATYEALYAWLERQGDSFSDWSQWPECYQDAQGESVVCFRESHAEEIMFYCWLQWLAHEQLAACYDHSKQLGMPLGLYREVAEGVACRSADSWQERPLFCHDASIGAVPQMRMPQGQSGPLAPVNPVQLQRYGYQPFIDMIRSNMAHTSAVCLHHVASLMREWWVPQERGSEDGGFIYYPVDDLLAILALESQRHRCMVMGDEQGVLPEGMVSKLRDSRIYSCRVLFFERNPQGEFYAPQDYPPRSMATVTTHDLPTLRGYWQRIDLMLAHELGLCSGDVLLSRRLEAREQAKQALLDALHHYGHLPQRVGRNATLTTMSAQLSRGVQRYLAESASGLLGLRLEEWLDMATPVCVPGGEQQYPNWRRKLSRSLDSIFGDSYLERLMRDIDLRRNRPLPSRNGGAPTGT, encoded by the coding sequence ATGGCGTTAGAGGCTAATAAAACGATACCCCGGCGAATTTCCATCGCCGAGACCTACGTTGACGACACCGGTCGCCACCAGAAAATCGACAGGTCGACACAAGCGAAACTGCTGAGCCTGCTGAGCGCAGAGGGGATCAATGATCAGCCGATTCCGCCGGTGAAAGTGTGGCGTGAGGGGGAACCTGTGACGATCTGGGTACAGGGCAACGGCCACTATCGCTGGACGTTCGATTACGAGCAAGGCGGCCTGATTGAGGGCAAGATCGCGGGAGGGACATTCCTGACGCTGCCTGAGCCTTTGCCTCAGGGGTATCATCATTTGACGCTGGAACAGGACGGCCGGCGGTGGCGCTGCCAGGCGATTATCGCGCCGGTGTGTTGCTATGAGCCGGAGGCGCTCTCGCAGGGAAAACGCTGGTGGGGCGTCTCCGTACAGCTTTATACCTTGCGTTCTCAGCATAACTGGGGCATCGGCGATTTCGGCGATCTGAAAACGTTGCTTGAAGAGGTGGCGCGGCGCGGCGGCGCGTTCGTCGGACTTAACCCACTGCACGCGCTGTCCCCCTCTGAGCCGGATAACGTCAATCCTTATAGCCCTTCGTCGCGTTACTGGATCAACACCATCTATATCGACATCAATCATGTGAATGATTTCCTCCAGAGCGAGGAGGCTCAGCGGTGGTGGCGAAGCGACGAGACCCAACGTCGGTTGTCCGCCGTTCGCGCCAGCCGCTGGGTGGACTATCGATCGGTCACCGCGCTGAAACTGGATGCTTTGCGCCTGTCGTTCCAGCACTTCAACCGTCGCAGCACGCTCGATCCGCGTCAGCTTGCCTTTCAGCAGTTTATCTCCCGCGGCGGCGGCAGATTGCAGCAACAGGCGACCTACGAGGCGTTATATGCGTGGCTGGAACGTCAAGGCGACTCATTCAGCGACTGGAGCCAATGGCCTGAATGTTATCAGGATGCGCAGGGGGAAAGTGTGGTCTGCTTTCGAGAGTCTCACGCTGAAGAGATCATGTTTTATTGCTGGCTGCAGTGGCTGGCTCATGAACAACTGGCGGCCTGCTACGATCACAGCAAACAGTTGGGGATGCCGCTGGGGCTTTATCGGGAAGTGGCGGAAGGGGTGGCGTGCCGTAGCGCCGATTCCTGGCAGGAACGTCCCTTATTTTGCCACGACGCCAGTATCGGCGCCGTGCCGCAAATGCGGATGCCGCAAGGGCAGAGTGGGCCTCTGGCACCGGTCAATCCGGTTCAGCTGCAGCGCTACGGCTACCAGCCTTTCATCGATATGATCCGCAGCAATATGGCGCACACCAGCGCGGTGTGCCTCCATCATGTGGCGTCGCTGATGCGCGAGTGGTGGGTCCCGCAGGAGCGTGGGTCGGAAGACGGCGGCTTTATCTATTATCCCGTGGACGACCTGCTGGCGATCCTGGCGCTGGAAAGCCAACGTCATCGCTGTATGGTAATGGGCGATGAGCAGGGCGTTTTGCCTGAAGGGATGGTCAGCAAACTGCGCGATAGCCGCATCTACTCCTGCCGGGTGCTGTTTTTCGAACGCAACCCGCAGGGGGAGTTCTACGCGCCGCAGGACTATCCGCCGCGCTCGATGGCGACCGTGACCACGCACGATTTACCGACGCTGCGGGGCTACTGGCAGCGTATCGATCTGATGTTGGCGCACGAGTTGGGCCTGTGTTCCGGTGACGTGCTGTTGAGCCGCAGACTTGAGGCGCGTGAGCAGGCTAAACAGGCGCTGCTGGACGCATTGCATCACTATGGACATCTACCGCAGCGCGTGGGGCGCAATGCGACGCTGACGACGATGAGCGCTCAGCTAAGCCGAGGCGTACAGCGTTACCTGGCGGAAAGCGCCAGCGGCCTGCTGGGACTGCGTCTGGAAGAGTGGCTGGATATGGCGACGCCGGTCTGCGTACCGGGCGGAGAACAGCAATACCCCAACTGGCGGCGTAAGCTGAGTCGGTCACTGGATTCCATCTTCGGGGATAGCTATCTGGAACGGCTGATGCGTGATATCGATCTGCGACGAAACAGACCGCTGCCGAGCAGGAACGGCGGCGCGCCAACCGGGACATAA
- a CDS encoding DeoR/GlpR family transcriptional regulator: MKQTQRHEAIIELVRQQGYVSTEALVAHFSVSPQTIRRDLNDLAERHQIHRHHGGAALPSSSVNAEYQDRKMMWSDEKARIAGQVASLIPDGATLFIDIGTTPEAVAHALMNHKGLRVVTNNLNVATLLKGKEDFRLILAGGEVRSRDGGIIGEATLDFISQFRLDYGILGISGIDMDGSLLEFDYHEVRTKRAIIDNSRCVMLVTDHSKFGRNAMVNLGNMDLIDYLFTDRLPPAGVLKIIEQSKVQLSLC; the protein is encoded by the coding sequence ATGAAGCAAACGCAGCGACATGAGGCCATTATCGAACTGGTGCGTCAGCAGGGCTATGTGAGCACCGAAGCGCTGGTGGCGCATTTTTCCGTTAGCCCGCAGACCATACGCCGCGACCTTAACGACCTGGCCGAACGTCATCAAATCCATCGTCATCATGGTGGCGCGGCGCTGCCTTCCAGTTCCGTCAACGCCGAGTATCAAGACCGCAAAATGATGTGGTCGGATGAAAAGGCCCGTATCGCTGGTCAGGTCGCGAGCCTAATCCCCGACGGCGCCACCCTGTTTATTGATATCGGCACCACGCCGGAGGCGGTCGCGCATGCGTTGATGAACCACAAGGGGTTGCGCGTGGTCACCAACAATCTTAATGTGGCGACGCTGTTGAAAGGCAAAGAAGATTTCCGCCTGATTCTGGCCGGCGGCGAAGTGCGTAGCCGTGACGGCGGCATCATCGGCGAAGCGACGCTGGACTTTATTTCCCAATTCCGCCTCGACTACGGCATTCTGGGGATCAGCGGCATCGATATGGACGGCTCCCTGCTGGAGTTCGACTACCACGAGGTGCGCACCAAGCGAGCGATTATCGACAATTCCCGCTGCGTCATGCTGGTCACCGACCACTCCAAATTTGGCCGAAACGCGATGGTGAATCTCGGCAATATGGATCTCATCGATTATTTGTTTACCGATCGGCTGCCGCCCGCCGGCGTGCTGAAAATTATCGAACAATCCAAGGTGCAACTCTCGTTGTGTTAA
- the asd gene encoding aspartate-semialdehyde dehydrogenase: MKNVGFIGWRGMVGSVLMQRMVEERDFDAIRPIFFSTSQHGQPAPAFGGQQGVLQDAYDLEALRALDIIITCQGGDYTNEVYAKLRESGWQGYWIDAASTLRMSDDAIIILDPVNHAVIQQGLNDGIKTFVGGNCTVSLMLMSLGGLFASDLVDWVSVSTYQAASGGGARHMRELLVQMGMLNAEVANELQSPASAILDIERKVTALTRSGTLPTDNFGVPLAGSLIPWIDKQLDNGQSREEWKGQAETNKILSTRNVIPVDGLCVRVGALRCHSQAFTIKLKKDVAVPEIEQLLASHNDWVKVVPNDRELSMRELTPAAVTGTLSTPVGRLRKLNMGPQYLSAFTVGDQLLWGAAEPLRRMLRILL, from the coding sequence ATGAAAAATGTTGGTTTTATTGGCTGGCGCGGAATGGTCGGTTCGGTGCTCATGCAACGCATGGTAGAAGAACGCGATTTCGATGCTATCCGCCCGATTTTCTTTTCCACTTCTCAGCACGGCCAGCCGGCTCCTGCATTCGGCGGGCAGCAGGGCGTATTGCAGGATGCCTACGACCTGGAGGCGCTGCGGGCGCTGGATATTATCATCACCTGTCAGGGCGGCGATTATACCAACGAAGTCTATGCGAAGCTGCGTGAAAGTGGCTGGCAAGGTTACTGGATTGATGCCGCGTCCACGCTGCGTATGAGCGATGACGCCATTATTATTCTGGACCCGGTCAACCACGCGGTCATCCAGCAGGGGCTGAATGACGGCATCAAAACGTTTGTCGGCGGTAACTGCACGGTCAGCCTGATGCTGATGTCGCTGGGCGGCCTGTTCGCCAGCGATCTGGTGGATTGGGTGTCCGTATCGACTTATCAGGCGGCGTCCGGCGGCGGCGCCCGCCACATGCGTGAACTGCTGGTACAGATGGGAATGCTGAATGCCGAAGTGGCGAACGAGCTGCAGAGTCCGGCCTCCGCCATTCTGGATATCGAACGTAAAGTGACGGCGCTGACCCGCAGCGGCACGCTGCCGACCGACAATTTCGGCGTTCCGCTGGCGGGCAGTCTGATCCCGTGGATCGACAAGCAGCTGGACAACGGCCAGAGCCGCGAAGAGTGGAAAGGGCAGGCGGAGACCAACAAGATCCTGTCGACCCGCAACGTGATCCCGGTCGACGGCCTGTGCGTGCGTGTCGGCGCGCTGCGCTGCCACAGCCAGGCATTTACCATTAAATTGAAGAAAGACGTGGCGGTGCCGGAAATCGAACAGTTGCTGGCCAGCCACAACGACTGGGTGAAAGTGGTGCCGAACGACCGCGAACTTAGCATGCGTGAACTGACGCCCGCTGCCGTGACCGGTACGTTGTCTACGCCGGTGGGTCGTCTGCGTAAGCTGAATATGGGGCCGCAATATCTGTCCGCCTTCACCGTCGGCGATCAGCTGCTGTGGGGCGCGGCGGAGCCGCTGCGTCGTATGCTGCGCATCCTGCTCTAA
- a CDS encoding YhgN family NAAT transporter yields the protein MTEMISATVLLLLIMDPLGNMPIFMSVLKPLPAKRRRVVLIREMVIALGVMLIFLFAGEKILAVLNLRTETVSISGGIILFLIAIRMIFPSPKNEANGLPESGEPFLVPLAIPLVAGPSILAALMLLSHQYPQKLAHLTLALLIAWSISFVVLLMSNLFLRLLGDRGVSALEKLMGLVLVMLSTQMFLDGIRTYLQL from the coding sequence ATGACCGAAATGATCTCAGCCACCGTTTTACTACTGCTCATCATGGATCCTCTGGGTAACATGCCGATTTTTATGTCGGTACTGAAACCCCTGCCCGCCAAACGTCGTCGCGTCGTATTGATCCGGGAAATGGTGATTGCGCTGGGCGTGATGCTGATTTTTCTGTTCGCGGGAGAGAAAATACTGGCGGTGCTGAATCTGCGTACTGAGACCGTGTCGATTTCCGGCGGGATCATCCTGTTCCTGATCGCTATCCGCATGATATTCCCTTCGCCGAAAAATGAAGCCAACGGTCTGCCGGAAAGCGGTGAACCCTTTCTGGTGCCGCTGGCGATCCCTCTGGTCGCCGGTCCGTCGATATTAGCGGCGCTGATGCTGCTTTCCCATCAATATCCGCAGAAGCTGGCTCATCTGACGCTGGCCCTGCTTATTGCCTGGAGCATCTCTTTCGTGGTCCTGCTGATGTCCAACCTGTTCCTGCGTCTGCTGGGGGATAGAGGGGTCAGCGCGTTGGAAAAACTGATGGGGCTGGTGCTGGTGATGCTCTCTACGCAGATGTTCCTCGACGGCATCCGCACTTACCTGCAGCTGTAA
- the gntX gene encoding DNA utilization protein GntX, which produces MFTFLTQCRLCRQPLYDSHHGICSHCLRRLPPPPCCCPRCGLPAASASLPCGRCLQHPPPWHALLFVSDYRPPLDGLIKQLKFYGQGEIAPALARLLWLCWRQRYRQSALNAPHHLFPRPDLLLTVPLHRRRQWRRGYNQTALLAAPLARWLHCRYAADGLTRIRSTPPQRLLTAAARRRNLRGAFCCTLPLTGKRVVVLDDVVTTGSTMAEISRVLMRQGAAHIQVWCLCRTL; this is translated from the coding sequence ATGTTCACCTTTTTGACGCAGTGCCGGCTTTGCCGGCAGCCGCTGTATGATAGTCATCATGGGATATGCAGTCACTGCCTGCGTCGTCTTCCGCCACCGCCCTGCTGCTGTCCGCGCTGCGGTCTGCCCGCCGCTTCGGCATCGCTCCCCTGCGGGCGCTGTCTGCAACATCCGCCGCCCTGGCATGCCCTGCTGTTCGTCTCCGATTATCGGCCGCCTTTGGATGGGTTGATTAAACAGCTGAAATTTTACGGTCAGGGGGAGATCGCCCCCGCGCTGGCGCGTCTGCTGTGGCTGTGCTGGCGCCAGCGATATCGGCAGTCGGCGCTGAACGCGCCGCATCACCTGTTTCCCCGGCCTGACCTGCTGTTGACCGTACCGCTGCATAGGAGACGGCAGTGGCGGAGAGGCTATAATCAAACGGCGCTCTTGGCCGCGCCGCTGGCGCGCTGGCTACACTGTCGCTACGCGGCGGACGGCCTCACCCGCATCCGCTCCACCCCGCCGCAGAGGCTATTGACCGCCGCGGCCCGCCGCCGCAATTTGCGCGGGGCGTTTTGTTGTACGCTGCCGCTGACGGGTAAACGGGTCGTGGTGCTGGATGATGTGGTCACCACCGGCAGTACGATGGCGGAGATTAGCCGGGTGCTGATGAGGCAGGGAGCGGCGCACATCCAGGTTTGGTGTCTGTGCCGCACCTTGTAG